In Solanum lycopersicum chromosome 5, SLM_r2.1, the following are encoded in one genomic region:
- the LOC101260534 gene encoding transmembrane emp24 domain-containing protein p24delta9, which produces MIQRRNIQWVVVILGFIASQVESLRFDLQSGLTKCIAEDIKSHAMTVGKYHIVNPNEGYPLPDTHKVTVRVTSTYGNTYHQGDNVVEGHFAFEAAEAGDYMTCFFAADHKPPVTLSLDFDWRTGVAAKDWTSVAKKGSVEIMEFELKKILENVKAIHDEMFFLREREAEMQELNRSTNSKMAWMTGLSIFLCLGVAGLQLWHLKTFFEKKKLI; this is translated from the exons ATGATTCAAAGAAGGAACATCCAATGGGTAGTTGTAATTTTGGGGTTTATTGCTAGTCAAGTGGAATCCCTTCGATTTGATCTGCAATCTGGTCTCACTAAATGCATAGCTGAAGATATTAAGAGCCATGCCATGACTGTAGGCAAGTACCATATTGTGAACCCTAATGAAGGTTATCCTTTGCCTGATACTCACAAAGTCACTGTCAGg GTGACATCTACATATGGAAATACCTATCATCAAGGGGACAATGTTGTTGAAGGGCATTTTGCTTTTGAGGCAGCGGAAGCTGGGGATTACATGACTTGCTTCTTTGCTGCTGATCACAAGCCCCCTGTAACTCTTTCTCTCGATTTTGACTGGAGGACTGGTGTAGCTGCTAAGGATTGGACGAGTGTTGCCAAGAAAGGCTCTGTTGAA ATAATGGAATTTGAACTAAAGAAGATACTTGAAAATGTTAAAGCCATCCATGATGAGATGTTTTTCCTCCGTGAAAG GGAAGCTGAAATGCAGGAACTGAACAGATCTACCAACTCCAAAATGGCTTGGATGACTGGCTTGTCAATCTTCTTGTGTTTAGGTGTGGCAGGATTGCAGTTGTGGCATTTGAAGACCttctttgaaaagaaaaagcTTATCTAA